The DNA sequence TGGCTAATGTCCGGCAAAGACCATGTGGACATGGCCCTGCGCGTCCTGGGTCAGGGTGAAGATGGCGGCCCAGCGGTCGATGCAGCCGCCCTCATGGCTGCTTGGCGGCCCAAGTACGGCCGGGTCCACGGAAATCTCCGCGTTGACCGCCCCTTCCTTGATGAAGACCAGGCTCCAGCCGCCCTCCTTCCGGGGGGCGAGCATGTAGTCGCGGCCGAACAGGGTGGAAAAATCGTGCTCCGCGCCGGGCAGGACCACGCACACGGAATCCCAGTCGTAGTACTCCATGAAGGCGTCCAGGGAATGCGCCTTGCCGCTCCCGGCCCGTGTCTCCTTCAGGGCCTTGAAGAAACGGTCGCTGACGTACCTGCCCGTGTAATCGAAGGAGACCATCACGGTGAACAACAGGAGCAGGCCGACGGTCACGACCAGCGCGCTTTTGGTTCTCATGTGCATGGGCATATCCCTCCCCTGGACGCAACCCCGAAGCAATCCCTTTGGAAAAACCCTAAAGGTTTGGCCGATTCCGGTCAAACCCACCCACGGTCTCGCACCGGCCCGCTTCGTCATCAATTGTCGACAAGAATTTTAACATTATTGGCAATATTCCGACATTTTTTCCACTTTTGTCAAACGTGAAAAATACTTTTGTGTAGATCTCGCCAGAATTACGGGTTTTTTGCTTGGCCCCGGTTTTGCATAGCAGTCCGCTGGAGGTTTGAACAATGAATTTCACCGACAACGCCTTTATCCTGGTTTGCGCTGCCTTGGTCATGTTCATGACCCCCGGGCTGGCGCTGTTTTACGGCGGTCTGGTCCGCTCGAAAAACGTTCTGGCAACCATCATGCAGTCCTTCATCATGCTCGGGCTCATGTCCGTGCTCTGGGCAGTCATCGGCTATACCCTGTCCTTCGGACCCGACATCGGCGGGCTCATCGGCGGATTCGACTTCGCCTTCCTGAACGGTGTGGGCATGACCAACGCGGGCTCCCCGGCCGAGAACCTGCCCCATCTGACCTTCATGATCTTCCAATGCATGTTCGCAGTCATCACGCCCGCCCTGATCACCGGGGCGTTCGCCGAGCGCATGAAGTTCGGCGGCTTCATGGTCTTTTCCGGCCTGTGGCTGATCCTGGTCTATGCGCCCATGTGCCACTGGGTCTGGGGCGGCGGCTGGATGGGCGCCATGGGCGCCCTGGACTTCGCGGGCGGCGCGGTGGTCCACATGAGTTCCGGCGCGGCGGCCCTGTGCTGCGCCATCCTCATCGGCAAGCGCAAGGGTCACGGTTCCACGGCCTTCATCCCGCACAACCTGCCCATGACCATCCTGGGGGCGGCCATCCTCTGGTTCGGCTGGTTCGGCTTCAACGCGGGCAGCGCCCTGGCCGCCGACGGCGTGGCCGCCAACGCCTTCGTGACCACGCACATGGCCACGGCCGCCGCGGCCCTGTCCTGGATCATCGCCGAGTGGCTGCACGGCGGCAAGGCCACCACCCTGGGCGCGGCCTCGGGCGCGGTGGCCGGATTGGTGGCCATCACCCCGGCCGCCGGGTTCGTCACCCCCATGTGGGCCATCGTGCTCGGCCTGGGCGCGGGCGTGCTGTGCTACGGCGGGATCATGCTCAAGAACAAATTCGGCTACGACGACGCCCTGGACGTGGTCGGCATCCACGGCCTGGGCGGCACCTACGGCGCCCTGGCCACAGGCGTGCTGGCCACGGTGGGAGCGGACGGCCTCATCGCGGGCAACGCGCACCAGCTGTGGGTCCAGTTCGTCTCCGTGGTGGCCACCTGGGCCTTCTGCTTCGTCATGACCTTCATCATCTTCAAAGCGGTGGACGCCACCATCGGCCTGCGGGCCAGCGACGAGGAGCAGGACAGAGGCATGGACATTGCCGAGCATTCCGAGACCGGTTATCAGTGGTAGCAGCCAAGGAGACAGCGACATGAAAAAAATCGAGATCATCACCCGGACCTTCAAGCTCGACGAGGTCAAGACCGCCCTCGCCGGCATCGGCGTGAAGGGCATGACCGTCAGCGAGGTCAAGGGATTCGGCCGCCAGGGCGGACACAAGGAAGTCTACCGGGGCGCGGAATACCAGGTGGACTTCGTGCCCAAGATCAAGATCGAGGTCGTGGTCGAGGACGACTTCGCCTCCGAGGTGGTGGAAGCGGCCCGCGCGGCCGCACGCACCGGCGAGGTGGGCGACGGCAAGATATTCGTCTCCCCCGTGGACGAGGTGGTCCGCATCCGCACCGGCGAGACCGGCGAAGAGGCCATCTAACCAACGAGAAAACGTTTTCCGGCCCGGACATCCGGGCCGGGTCCATCCGGGCCGACGAGGAAGGAGAGTCCCGGCAGCCCGGGCACATTCCAGCCCATCCGGGCTGGCGGCGGCCGGGGGAAGGAGAGGCCCCCGGCCGCCTTCTCGTCGGCATACGGACAACCCAGGAGCCGCCCCATGCAGTCGGACAGCCATCTCCCCGAATCCGCCCGCAGACTGAAACAGGCCCGGGCGGCCCTGTGGGCACGGGCCGAAGCCGGGGCCGTAGGCGGTTTCGCCTGGGAATACACGCACCTGGTGGACCAATATTTCGAAGACCGCATCCGCGAGGCCGGTCCCCAGCGGTTCGCCTTCGTGCTCACGGCCGTGGGCGGCTACGGACGCGGACGGTTGTGCCCCGGCTCGGACGTGGACGTGCTTCTGCTCTTCAAGCGCCGCATCCCGTCCGGAGCGGACCAATTCATCAAGACCCTGCTCTACCCCCTGTGGGACCTCGGCCTGGATCTGGGTCACGGCGTGCGCACCGTGGCCGATTGCGTGTCCCTTGCGCGCAAGGACTTCCAGGTCCTGGCCTCGCTCATGGACGCCCGCCCCCTGGCCGGGGAGGCCAAGGTCTTCGAGGCCTTCCGGGCGTCCTTCGCCTCCCGGGTCCTGAAGAAGTCCGGCGAGACCTTCGCAGCGTCCCTGCGTGACCACAACGCGGCCCGCGCCGCCCAGTACGGCGACGCCTCGGCCCTGCTCGAACCCGAGCTCAAGAACGGTCTGGGCGGGCTG is a window from the Desulfovibrio sp. Huiquan2017 genome containing:
- a CDS encoding ammonium transporter gives rise to the protein MNFTDNAFILVCAALVMFMTPGLALFYGGLVRSKNVLATIMQSFIMLGLMSVLWAVIGYTLSFGPDIGGLIGGFDFAFLNGVGMTNAGSPAENLPHLTFMIFQCMFAVITPALITGAFAERMKFGGFMVFSGLWLILVYAPMCHWVWGGGWMGAMGALDFAGGAVVHMSSGAAALCCAILIGKRKGHGSTAFIPHNLPMTILGAAILWFGWFGFNAGSALAADGVAANAFVTTHMATAAAALSWIIAEWLHGGKATTLGAASGAVAGLVAITPAAGFVTPMWAIVLGLGAGVLCYGGIMLKNKFGYDDALDVVGIHGLGGTYGALATGVLATVGADGLIAGNAHQLWVQFVSVVATWAFCFVMTFIIFKAVDATIGLRASDEEQDRGMDIAEHSETGYQW
- a CDS encoding P-II family nitrogen regulator codes for the protein MKKIEIITRTFKLDEVKTALAGIGVKGMTVSEVKGFGRQGGHKEVYRGAEYQVDFVPKIKIEVVVEDDFASEVVEAARAAARTGEVGDGKIFVSPVDEVVRIRTGETGEEAI